The following coding sequences are from one Limnobacter sp. SAORIC-580 window:
- a CDS encoding TerC family protein, whose translation MEFMHTDFLGTAAWIWLLFVGIVVALLAFDLGVLHKDDHEIGVKESLLLSGGYITAACLFGAWVWWYLGSESGMNYFTGFAIEKSLSMDNVFVIAMIFSFFAIPRQYQHRVLFWGILGVIVLRAIMIGLGAALVKEFSWVLYLFGAFLVITGIKMWFMADSKPDIENNPILKFLRKRMRVTEGLRGNAFVVNEPDPKTGKVVRFATPLLLALVLIEFVDLIFAVDSVPAIFAITTDPFIVYTSNIFAILGLRALYFALAAMIHRFHYLKYALAMVLVFIGSKIFLVNFIGKFPPAFSLSVTLGLIAGGVLFSLWKTRGDNKPEKLEHATESK comes from the coding sequence ATGGAATTCATGCACACCGACTTTCTCGGCACAGCCGCATGGATTTGGCTGTTGTTTGTCGGTATTGTGGTTGCGCTGCTCGCCTTCGACCTCGGCGTGCTGCACAAAGATGACCACGAAATCGGGGTCAAGGAAAGTTTGCTGCTCTCGGGCGGTTACATCACTGCAGCCTGTCTGTTCGGTGCCTGGGTGTGGTGGTACCTGGGTTCTGAGAGCGGTATGAACTACTTCACCGGTTTCGCGATTGAAAAATCACTGTCGATGGACAACGTGTTTGTCATCGCCATGATCTTCTCGTTCTTCGCCATTCCCCGCCAGTATCAGCACCGCGTGTTGTTCTGGGGTATTTTGGGTGTGATCGTGTTGCGCGCCATCATGATTGGCCTGGGTGCCGCACTGGTAAAAGAATTCAGCTGGGTGCTTTACCTGTTCGGTGCCTTCCTGGTGATCACCGGTATCAAAATGTGGTTCATGGCGGACAGCAAACCCGACATCGAGAACAACCCGATCCTGAAGTTTTTGCGCAAACGCATGCGTGTCACCGAAGGCCTGCGCGGCAATGCTTTTGTGGTGAACGAACCCGACCCAAAAACCGGCAAAGTGGTGCGTTTTGCAACCCCCCTGTTGTTGGCCTTGGTATTGATCGAGTTTGTGGACCTGATTTTCGCGGTTGATTCTGTGCCCGCAATTTTTGCGATCACCACCGACCCGTTCATTGTGTACACCAGCAATATTTTTGCGATCCTGGGTTTGCGTGCCCTGTACTTTGCACTGGCCGCAATGATCCATCGCTTCCACTACCTGAAGTACGCCTTGGCAATGGTACTGGTGTTCATTGGCAGCAAAATTTTCTTGGTGAACTTCATCGGCAAATTCCCCCCTGCCTTCTCGCTCAGCGTAACCTTGGGCCTGATCGCCGGTGGTGTGTTGTTCTCGCTGTGGAAAACACGCGGCGACAACAAGCCTGAAAAACTGGAACACGCCACAGAAAGCAAGTAA
- a CDS encoding penicillin acylase family protein, translated as MKAEETAVITGLTNKAALRRGLQVGAASAALLMLAGCLGSNNNDIAGTDGRTNPNENPNLKYDVSITRTTFGVPHIRAKDYGSLGYGQGYAFAQDNLCVFLEDLLTIRGERSRFFGPDGTYTIEPNGSTANNVASDFFWKSLFAFEEEGADGITRNAWQRTRDKTIPDFQNVVAGYADGVNRYITELKAGEHEYEQPDGSKVPAHAACADAEWLAPITTDDMYRRFVRLAVLASSSVFVTEIGNAQPPGVLPGLPAGGGAPALPVASAGKKAKTPGVAEQVALLKANPNPFTAMQNKDHFGSNMYAFGKDATANGQSLVYGNPHFPWKGTERLYLSHNILELNGEKAMDIMGVGLYGVPAVLIGFNEHVAWSHTVSTAFRFTLYQLQINPANPTQYMYEGEMRDMIALPTEIEVKQADGSITKMQRTMYRSHYGPMLVLEASGVPVLGWNQLMAFTLRDANLENDRLINQFAKWNLAKSLEEFIGLHGSELGVPWVNTVASGPGRPAYYGDVTVVPHVTDEKIADCAAEPFNTVVGQLSPGLPVLNGSREACEWGSDPDAPAPGIFGPGNLPTLQRDDYVTNCNDSHWLSNPRQPLTGFNRIIGDENAERTLRTRLCTLQAERRLGGADGLPGNRFTQDNLKDIALNSEIYSATLAKQSVVDALCQVPVLLSTSLMPVQTADACAALGAWDGKANLDSKGAHLWREFWSRAIANPGGLPVGVPQLHLPFDVPVPLSLPTNLWANGFNAVDPVNTPNTLNIANPFTSAALADAILAVQAAGFALDEPLGNIQKSGVQASATPIFGGTSPEGAFTIVSTEPSRLNSEGYKVTYGNSYIQAVTWDANGKPQADAMLTYSLSTDPANPHFDDYTKAYSQKNWARLPYTDAQIQAAKVGQTKVLRQQRASN; from the coding sequence ATGAAAGCAGAGGAGACAGCAGTGATTACAGGCTTGACGAACAAGGCCGCGTTGCGGCGTGGTCTACAGGTGGGCGCAGCCAGTGCTGCCCTGTTGATGTTGGCGGGTTGCCTGGGCAGCAACAACAACGACATTGCTGGCACCGATGGGCGAACCAATCCCAACGAGAATCCCAACCTGAAATACGATGTGAGCATTACCCGCACCACTTTCGGTGTGCCGCACATTCGAGCCAAGGATTACGGCAGCTTGGGTTATGGGCAAGGTTACGCCTTTGCGCAAGACAACCTCTGCGTATTTCTTGAGGACCTGTTGACCATTCGAGGCGAGCGTTCACGCTTCTTTGGCCCCGACGGCACCTACACCATTGAGCCCAATGGCTCGACGGCCAACAACGTGGCCAGCGACTTCTTCTGGAAAAGCCTTTTTGCCTTTGAAGAAGAAGGCGCTGATGGAATTACCCGCAATGCCTGGCAGCGCACCCGCGACAAGACCATTCCCGATTTTCAGAACGTAGTGGCCGGTTATGCCGATGGCGTGAACCGCTACATTACAGAATTGAAAGCAGGCGAGCATGAGTATGAACAGCCCGATGGCAGCAAGGTGCCCGCGCATGCCGCTTGTGCTGATGCTGAATGGCTGGCCCCAATTACGACAGACGACATGTATCGCCGCTTTGTGCGCCTGGCTGTGTTGGCCAGCAGCTCGGTGTTTGTGACTGAAATTGGCAATGCACAGCCACCGGGTGTGTTGCCCGGTTTGCCTGCGGGCGGTGGAGCCCCTGCGTTACCTGTAGCCAGTGCGGGTAAAAAAGCCAAAACCCCCGGCGTTGCCGAGCAAGTGGCTTTGCTGAAGGCGAACCCGAACCCTTTCACTGCCATGCAGAACAAGGATCACTTCGGTAGCAATATGTACGCGTTTGGCAAAGACGCAACCGCCAATGGCCAGTCGCTGGTGTACGGCAACCCCCACTTTCCATGGAAGGGTACAGAGCGTTTGTACCTAAGCCACAATATTCTTGAACTGAATGGCGAAAAGGCCATGGACATCATGGGTGTGGGCCTTTATGGCGTGCCCGCGGTGTTGATTGGTTTTAACGAGCACGTGGCCTGGAGCCACACGGTTTCAACTGCTTTCCGCTTTACGCTTTACCAGTTGCAAATCAACCCGGCCAACCCCACTCAGTACATGTACGAGGGTGAGATGCGCGACATGATCGCCCTGCCCACTGAAATTGAGGTGAAGCAGGCCGATGGCAGCATTACGAAAATGCAGCGCACCATGTATCGCAGTCATTATGGGCCGATGTTGGTGCTGGAGGCCAGCGGAGTGCCGGTGCTAGGCTGGAACCAGTTGATGGCATTTACGCTTCGCGATGCAAACCTGGAGAATGACCGACTAATCAACCAGTTTGCCAAGTGGAACCTTGCCAAATCCCTGGAAGAGTTTATCGGCTTGCACGGTAGTGAACTGGGTGTGCCTTGGGTAAACACCGTGGCCAGTGGCCCGGGCAGGCCTGCTTACTATGGTGACGTGACTGTGGTGCCGCATGTGACCGATGAAAAAATTGCCGATTGTGCAGCAGAACCTTTCAACACGGTGGTGGGTCAGTTGTCACCAGGTTTACCTGTGCTCAATGGCTCACGCGAAGCCTGCGAGTGGGGTAGTGACCCCGATGCACCCGCGCCCGGCATTTTTGGCCCGGGTAACTTGCCCACGCTTCAGCGTGACGATTATGTAACCAACTGCAACGACAGCCACTGGCTGAGCAACCCACGTCAGCCGCTGACTGGTTTTAACCGGATTATTGGTGATGAAAATGCGGAGCGTACCTTGCGTACCCGCTTGTGCACCCTGCAAGCGGAACGCCGTTTGGGCGGGGCTGATGGACTGCCCGGCAACCGTTTTACGCAAGACAACCTGAAAGACATTGCGCTGAACAGCGAAATTTATTCCGCTACTTTGGCCAAGCAATCGGTGGTGGATGCGCTGTGCCAAGTACCCGTGTTGTTGAGTACCAGCTTGATGCCAGTGCAAACCGCGGACGCTTGTGCCGCTTTGGGTGCTTGGGATGGCAAAGCCAACCTGGATAGCAAAGGTGCACACTTGTGGCGTGAGTTTTGGAGCCGGGCGATTGCCAACCCTGGTGGTTTGCCTGTGGGCGTGCCTCAACTGCATTTGCCGTTTGATGTGCCAGTGCCATTGTCATTGCCAACCAATTTGTGGGCCAATGGCTTCAATGCGGTTGACCCGGTGAACACACCCAACACATTGAACATTGCCAATCCGTTTACCTCAGCTGCTTTGGCCGATGCAATTTTGGCGGTACAAGCCGCTGGTTTTGCGCTGGACGAGCCTTTGGGCAATATTCAAAAATCTGGAGTACAGGCCAGTGCCACGCCAATTTTCGGGGGTACAAGCCCTGAAGGTGCGTTTACGATTGTGAGTACAGAACCAAGCCGTCTGAATTCTGAAGGCTACAAAGTTACGTACGGCAACAGCTACATTCAGGCTGTGACCTGGGATGCGAATGGCAAACCACAGGCCGACGCCATGTTGACCTATTCACTCTCGACTGACCCAGCCAATCCGCACTTTGACGATTACACCAAGGCGTATTCCCAGAAAAACTGGGCTCGTTTGCCTTACACCGATGCTCAAATTCAGGCGGCCAAAGTGGGTCAAACCAAGGTGTTACGCCAGCAAAGGGCGTCAAACTGA
- a CDS encoding CoA-acylating methylmalonate-semialdehyde dehydrogenase, whose amino-acid sequence MQPYKNDQTVAHFINGNSVSVAGSKTANVFNPSLGRVARQVELADVATVNKAVEAAKAALPAWANKPPLQRVRIMNKFLALMNQHRDELAAIITAEHGKVFTDAQGEVSRGIDIIEFACGIPQLLKGDYTEQVSTNIDNWTLRQPVGVVAGITPFNFPCMVPCWMFPVAIACGNTFILKPSERDPSAGNFMARLLKEAGLPDGVFNVVHGDKLAVETLLNHPDVAALSFVGSTPIAKFIYETGARNGKRVQALGGAKNHLLVMPDADLDQVTDALIGAAYGSAGERCMAISVAVMVGDVGDKLIPKLAARLKTLKVTDGMDLSAEMGPIVTAEALKRIEDYVQIGVDEGATLVVDGRGQKPAGFETGFYTGGTLFDHVKPNMRIYLEEIFGPVLSCVRVANFAEGLDLINSHQYGNGVSCYTRDGNVAREFGRQVQVGMVGINVPIPVPMAWHGFGGWKASLFGDMHAYGEEGVRFYTRQKSIMQRWPDSIEKGAEFVMPTSK is encoded by the coding sequence ATGCAACCCTACAAAAACGATCAAACTGTCGCCCACTTCATCAACGGCAATTCCGTGAGCGTGGCTGGCAGCAAAACAGCCAATGTATTCAACCCGTCGCTGGGCAGGGTCGCCCGCCAGGTTGAGCTGGCCGATGTAGCCACTGTGAACAAAGCCGTGGAAGCTGCCAAAGCAGCATTGCCAGCCTGGGCCAACAAGCCGCCGCTTCAGCGCGTGCGCATCATGAACAAATTTTTGGCCTTGATGAACCAGCACCGCGACGAACTGGCCGCCATCATCACGGCCGAGCACGGCAAAGTATTCACCGATGCGCAGGGCGAGGTTAGCCGTGGCATCGACATCATTGAATTTGCCTGCGGCATTCCGCAATTGCTCAAGGGCGACTACACCGAACAGGTTTCCACCAACATCGACAACTGGACCCTGCGCCAGCCTGTGGGCGTGGTGGCCGGCATTACCCCGTTCAACTTCCCCTGCATGGTGCCGTGCTGGATGTTCCCCGTGGCGATTGCCTGCGGCAATACCTTCATTCTGAAACCCAGCGAACGCGACCCCAGCGCTGGCAACTTCATGGCCAGGCTGCTGAAAGAAGCCGGCCTGCCCGATGGTGTATTCAACGTGGTACACGGCGACAAACTGGCTGTGGAAACCCTGCTGAATCACCCCGATGTGGCCGCACTCAGCTTTGTGGGCTCTACCCCCATTGCCAAATTCATTTACGAAACAGGTGCCCGCAACGGCAAACGCGTGCAAGCCCTGGGCGGCGCGAAAAACCACCTGTTGGTGATGCCCGATGCAGATCTGGACCAGGTCACTGACGCACTCATCGGTGCCGCCTACGGCAGCGCGGGTGAACGTTGCATGGCCATTTCCGTGGCTGTGATGGTGGGCGATGTGGGCGACAAGCTGATCCCCAAACTGGCCGCCCGCCTGAAAACATTGAAGGTAACAGACGGCATGGATTTGTCAGCTGAGATGGGGCCAATCGTGACCGCCGAGGCATTGAAGCGCATTGAGGACTACGTCCAAATTGGCGTGGACGAAGGCGCCACACTGGTGGTGGATGGTCGCGGCCAAAAACCAGCCGGTTTCGAAACTGGCTTTTACACCGGCGGCACTTTGTTCGACCACGTCAAGCCCAACATGCGCATTTATCTGGAAGAAATTTTCGGGCCCGTGCTCAGCTGCGTGCGCGTGGCCAACTTTGCAGAAGGCCTGGATTTGATCAACAGCCACCAATACGGCAACGGCGTAAGCTGCTACACCCGCGACGGCAATGTGGCCCGCGAATTTGGCCGTCAGGTGCAAGTGGGCATGGTAGGCATCAACGTGCCCATTCCTGTGCCAATGGCATGGCACGGCTTCGGCGGCTGGAAGGCAAGCCTGTTCGGCGACATGCATGCGTACGGCGAAGAAGGTGTTCGCTTCTACACCCGCCAGAAATCCATCATGCAGCGCTGGCCAGACAGCATCGAGAAAGGTGCTGAATTCGTCATGCCCACCTCGAAATAA
- a CDS encoding YceI family protein — MLGGALALGMFGALSAANAAVDTYIIDPSHTFPSFEADHMGGLSLWRGQFEKTKGMVTLDRAKKTGTVDIEIDAASLDFGHGKMNEHAKDVDMFDVEAHPTITYKASKMRFEGDKPVEVLGDLTLKGITKPVPLKINTFKCIMHPMKKAEVCGADAVAEFKRTDFDLGYAVDRGFFPEVKVLITIEAVKQPK, encoded by the coding sequence ATGTTGGGCGGTGCGCTTGCACTGGGTATGTTCGGTGCTTTGAGCGCAGCCAATGCGGCGGTGGACACTTACATCATCGATCCAAGCCACACTTTCCCGTCATTTGAGGCGGACCACATGGGTGGGCTTTCGTTGTGGCGTGGCCAGTTTGAAAAAACCAAGGGCATGGTGACTTTGGACCGTGCGAAGAAAACCGGCACCGTGGACATTGAAATTGATGCGGCCAGCCTTGATTTTGGCCATGGCAAGATGAACGAGCACGCCAAAGACGTGGACATGTTTGATGTGGAAGCCCACCCCACGATTACCTACAAAGCCAGCAAAATGCGCTTTGAGGGTGACAAGCCTGTTGAAGTGCTGGGCGATTTGACCTTGAAGGGGATTACCAAGCCTGTGCCTTTGAAGATCAACACCTTCAAGTGCATTATGCACCCCATGAAAAAAGCCGAGGTGTGCGGTGCGGATGCAGTGGCTGAATTCAAGCGCACTGACTTCGACTTGGGTTACGCCGTGGACCGTGGTTTTTTCCCGGAGGTGAAAGTGCTGATCACCATTGAAGCTGTGAAGCAACCCAAGTAA
- a CDS encoding YceI family protein, producing the protein MNYSFAKALTGLAFSVCSMSALAAPIDVTQSEVKATFKQFNVPVSGNFKKFTGDVQYDPAKPADTKATLGVDTASYDLGDPEYNKEVAGKDWFDSKNHPKATFVITGVTGSGNNLQATGDLTIRGIKKPLKFPVKVQTAGGKHTFTGKTQIKRLEYKVGADGEWGDTSLVADEVVIDFKLVMPAK; encoded by the coding sequence ATGAATTACTCATTCGCCAAGGCGTTGACAGGCCTGGCATTCTCAGTTTGTAGCATGTCCGCCCTGGCCGCGCCAATTGATGTAACACAAAGTGAAGTCAAGGCCACATTCAAACAGTTCAATGTGCCAGTGAGTGGCAATTTCAAGAAATTTACAGGCGACGTGCAGTATGACCCAGCCAAGCCAGCTGACACCAAAGCCACCCTTGGCGTAGACACCGCCAGTTATGATCTGGGCGACCCCGAGTACAACAAAGAGGTTGCGGGGAAAGACTGGTTTGATTCAAAAAATCACCCCAAGGCCACCTTTGTGATTACTGGTGTCACCGGCAGTGGCAACAATTTGCAGGCCACCGGCGATTTGACCATTCGAGGCATCAAAAAACCATTGAAGTTTCCGGTAAAAGTTCAGACAGCGGGTGGCAAACACACCTTCACCGGCAAAACCCAGATCAAGCGCCTGGAGTACAAAGTGGGCGCCGATGGCGAGTGGGGCGACACCAGCCTTGTAGCCGATGAAGTGGTGATCGATTTTAAATTGGTGATGCCTGCCAAGTGA
- a CDS encoding cyclic nucleotide-binding domain-containing protein gives MNTEFKAGALVAFGGYAQAIVYGMLAFAPLGQAGLAYGIYAGLASAFLGGLLGALFGRAPVQFGGPRSSTALIVAGSLLGFLQITSNHSDLMLLLMLEIALAGLLIALAQQQGVGKLMQFLPAPVLIGMNTTLGLFSAYKLLPAMLGFAVYTTALQAASTPALFSPMALSVSAITVAVLLYFRAIRPNPLGLVYGLACGFALHGVLLWAWPGTLPVQTVAAMPNHPLWQNLDTTSLVGSVQQVSALLLGTPGLLLQVLVGAAVLALLVVLESMQSLLQVDQTLGTRHNTRRELNTLALANVLCGLALALPSSNYFSRSNAALGVGAQHRQSEAWYVGLLGLLLLLTWPILAQLPLHILATAVAVSSLFLIQGNTLDLIRRFAARSTRRKMAPTERFTVWVVLSMVFVTGISNLLIGTLVGVLFVAAYFLQQQSGSGLRSIESKPAARSRSMRPRAHRQQLDAAFEHLAWVRFEGNLFFGNAPAIAIRLQDELAPAQSAVLDFTHLRYIDDTACDCLERLFKQGLPRTQTVAVLPTHEQAMGGEPLLHSCLARLGIATQGHIDDAFWHIENLLLGQIAFDNMAYSADSTLENSHLCDHMSPAQKKAFCAHWLTKTLPAGQALFTEGAEPCGLYVLRQGQLSAWHHTGHSNERLMRFCPGSMVGEMALIDRKPRSATVRADTDCTLLFLPIAQFDQLQEYQPELSQILQNNLARELALRIRLANQSLALLQ, from the coding sequence TTGAACACCGAATTCAAAGCGGGCGCACTGGTCGCATTCGGTGGATACGCTCAGGCAATTGTGTATGGCATGTTGGCCTTTGCCCCATTGGGTCAGGCCGGTCTGGCATATGGTATTTACGCAGGTTTGGCCAGCGCATTTCTGGGCGGCTTGCTGGGCGCTTTGTTTGGTAGAGCGCCTGTTCAATTCGGTGGACCACGTTCTTCAACCGCACTGATTGTCGCTGGTTCCTTGCTCGGTTTTCTGCAAATTACCAGCAACCACTCAGATCTCATGCTGTTGTTGATGCTTGAAATTGCACTTGCGGGCCTGTTGATCGCACTGGCCCAACAACAGGGTGTAGGCAAGTTGATGCAGTTTTTGCCAGCCCCGGTGCTCATTGGCATGAACACCACACTGGGTCTTTTCTCAGCCTACAAATTGCTGCCCGCCATGCTGGGCTTTGCTGTGTACACCACCGCCCTGCAAGCCGCCAGCACCCCTGCCTTGTTTTCACCCATGGCGCTCAGTGTGTCGGCAATTACAGTTGCCGTGCTGCTGTACTTCCGCGCCATACGCCCCAACCCTCTTGGCCTGGTGTACGGCCTGGCCTGCGGCTTTGCGCTGCACGGCGTGCTGCTTTGGGCATGGCCCGGCACATTGCCCGTGCAAACTGTAGCCGCCATGCCCAACCACCCATTGTGGCAAAACCTGGATACAACCAGCCTTGTGGGCAGCGTTCAACAGGTGTCTGCCTTGTTGCTGGGTACACCTGGCCTGCTGCTTCAGGTGTTGGTGGGTGCGGCGGTGCTGGCCTTGCTGGTGGTGCTGGAAAGCATGCAATCGTTGTTGCAAGTCGACCAAACGCTCGGCACCCGGCACAACACCCGCCGAGAATTGAACACCCTGGCACTGGCCAATGTTCTGTGCGGCCTGGCCTTGGCGCTGCCCAGCTCAAACTACTTTTCCAGAAGCAACGCTGCCTTGGGTGTGGGTGCCCAGCACCGCCAAAGCGAAGCCTGGTACGTGGGCCTGCTGGGCCTGCTTTTGCTGCTCACCTGGCCAATTCTGGCTCAGCTGCCCCTGCACATTCTTGCCACTGCGGTGGCAGTCAGCTCCCTGTTTCTGATTCAAGGCAACACACTGGACTTGATCAGGCGTTTCGCAGCGCGCAGCACGCGCCGCAAAATGGCACCCACAGAACGCTTCACCGTGTGGGTGGTGCTCAGCATGGTATTTGTCACCGGGATCAGCAATTTGCTCATCGGCACCTTGGTCGGCGTGCTGTTTGTGGCAGCTTACTTTCTGCAACAACAATCCGGCAGTGGTCTGCGCAGCATTGAATCCAAGCCCGCGGCGCGTTCACGCAGCATGCGCCCGCGCGCCCACCGCCAACAACTCGACGCCGCCTTTGAACACTTGGCCTGGGTACGCTTTGAGGGCAATCTGTTTTTTGGCAATGCCCCTGCCATTGCAATACGACTACAAGACGAATTGGCACCGGCGCAATCCGCTGTGCTCGATTTCACCCACCTGCGCTACATTGACGACACCGCCTGCGACTGCCTTGAGCGGCTTTTCAAACAAGGGTTGCCACGCACCCAAACCGTGGCCGTGCTGCCCACACACGAACAAGCCATGGGCGGTGAACCCCTGTTGCACAGTTGCCTTGCGCGTCTGGGGATTGCCACACAAGGCCACATTGACGACGCCTTTTGGCACATTGAAAACCTGTTGCTGGGTCAAATCGCTTTCGACAATATGGCATACAGCGCCGATAGCACCCTTGAAAACAGCCACCTGTGCGATCACATGAGCCCTGCACAAAAAAAGGCCTTTTGTGCACACTGGTTAACCAAGACCCTGCCCGCAGGCCAAGCCCTGTTCACCGAAGGCGCTGAGCCTTGCGGCTTGTATGTGTTGCGGCAAGGGCAATTGAGTGCGTGGCACCACACCGGCCACAGCAATGAAAGATTGATGCGGTTTTGCCCCGGCAGCATGGTTGGCGAAATGGCACTGATTGACCGCAAACCGCGTTCAGCCACAGTGCGCGCAGACACCGACTGCACACTGCTATTTCTGCCCATTGCACAATTTGACCAGTTGCAGGAATACCAGCCCGAATTAAGCCAGATTCTTCAGAATAACCTCGCCCGCGAACTGGCCCTGCGCATTCGCCTGGCCAACCAAAGCCTCGCGCTGCTGCAATAA
- a CDS encoding LysR family transcriptional regulator produces MMNYRHLHYFWMVAKEGGFARAAERMDMAIQTISAQVRELEKDLGHQLLKPDGRGVALTEAGQVAFAKAEEIFQLGQSLPELVRAVASKPVKRFRVGLCDGISKLAVHALLKPVLDTEDLHLTCHEGEPEQLLAELALHHLDFVFAGQPPPANPNLRMQSRVLNTTTVDWFGASRWVKKSSVNNFPQCLAELPVLLPTGHSRLRIDLNYWFEQQGIVPHVVGEFEDSALMSVFAARGLGVFPVSRLGVYDAGTLSGLRLLGQCPDLHEEIHGVWNLKGIDHPLVVELLKA; encoded by the coding sequence ATGATGAACTACCGCCACTTGCATTACTTCTGGATGGTCGCCAAAGAAGGTGGTTTTGCACGTGCTGCCGAGCGAATGGACATGGCCATTCAAACCATCAGCGCGCAGGTGCGCGAACTTGAAAAAGACTTGGGGCATCAGTTGCTAAAGCCGGATGGGCGTGGCGTGGCATTGACTGAAGCCGGGCAGGTGGCCTTTGCCAAAGCCGAGGAAATTTTTCAACTGGGCCAAAGCCTGCCGGAGTTGGTACGGGCGGTGGCCAGCAAACCGGTGAAGCGTTTCCGGGTGGGTTTGTGCGATGGCATCTCGAAACTGGCGGTGCATGCCTTGTTGAAGCCTGTGTTGGATACGGAAGACCTGCACCTGACTTGCCATGAAGGCGAACCCGAGCAGTTGCTGGCGGAGTTGGCTTTGCACCACCTTGATTTTGTGTTTGCCGGGCAGCCCCCGCCAGCCAACCCCAACTTGCGCATGCAAAGCCGGGTGCTGAATACAACCACGGTGGATTGGTTCGGCGCTTCGAGGTGGGTGAAAAAAAGCAGTGTGAACAATTTTCCACAATGCCTGGCTGAATTGCCGGTGTTACTGCCCACTGGACATTCCCGCTTGCGGATAGACTTGAATTACTGGTTTGAGCAGCAGGGAATTGTGCCCCATGTGGTGGGCGAATTTGAAGACAGTGCCTTGATGTCGGTGTTTGCAGCCCGTGGCCTGGGTGTGTTTCCAGTGAGCCGTTTGGGTGTGTACGACGCGGGTACCTTAAGCGGTTTGCGTCTGCTGGGGCAATGCCCTGATTTGCACGAGGAAATTCATGGCGTGTGGAATTTGAAGGGAATCGACCACCCTTTGGTGGTCGAATTGTTGAAAGCTTAA
- a CDS encoding esterase/lipase family protein, whose amino-acid sequence MNKAEFQKRYGNSIGKPKLSLLLGEAKTPFEAAKLAVGWRFLARKNVGQGQTVLLLPGFGASSSSMTFIKRYLNSLGYKAVHWSAGFNHGEVGKLLPQVIADIKEHSEQAQAPIKLLGWSLGGYLAREAAREVQQNVSRIVTIGSPVIGGPKYTAVKTLYDIRGLDVESIENSTLKRFEHPIVCPIVALYCKKDSIVSWQACIDRFSPNVEHIEIDTPHLAMGVSKEVMNLLPYALGTPLK is encoded by the coding sequence ATGAACAAAGCAGAATTCCAGAAACGTTACGGCAATTCAATTGGCAAACCCAAACTCAGCCTGTTATTGGGCGAGGCCAAAACACCATTCGAAGCCGCCAAGCTGGCCGTGGGCTGGCGTTTTCTTGCCCGCAAGAATGTAGGCCAGGGCCAAACCGTGTTGTTGCTTCCGGGCTTTGGTGCCAGTTCCAGCAGCATGACCTTCATCAAACGCTACCTGAATTCTTTGGGCTACAAGGCCGTGCACTGGTCTGCCGGTTTCAATCACGGTGAAGTGGGCAAACTGCTTCCACAGGTGATTGCCGACATCAAGGAACATTCCGAGCAGGCTCAAGCCCCGATCAAACTGCTGGGCTGGAGTCTGGGTGGCTACCTGGCTCGCGAGGCTGCACGTGAGGTGCAACAAAACGTGAGCCGCATCGTCACCATTGGCAGCCCGGTCATTGGCGGGCCAAAATACACGGCAGTAAAAACGCTCTACGACATTCGAGGGCTGGATGTGGAATCCATTGAAAACAGCACGCTGAAACGGTTCGAGCATCCAATTGTTTGCCCCATCGTCGCGCTGTACTGCAAGAAAGACTCCATCGTAAGTTGGCAAGCCTGTATCGACCGTTTCAGCCCCAATGTTGAGCACATCGAAATCGACACCCCCCACCTGGCCATGGGCGTCAGCAAGGAAGTCATGAACCTGCTGCCTTATGCCTTGGGTACACCGCTGAAATAG
- a CDS encoding CBS domain-containing protein gives MIRQHYQALEHISAGATDTITVSDPSRPLKLTADSPAFDAMTDLRRVHPVSISGSETLEQARTTMIVCGVKLLFVRNEQGHLQGLLTANDLAGERAIKEASSSNRNVPELTVNDVMVKLPDLEFLEFGAVSRAEVGHIIATLREHNRQHALVVDNRSGKMRVVGLFSSTQIARQMGIPVMDPVKASTFAEIEAAVAAA, from the coding sequence ATGATCAGACAACACTACCAAGCACTCGAACACATCAGCGCTGGCGCCACTGACACCATTACGGTCAGCGACCCCAGTCGCCCTTTGAAGCTGACAGCCGATTCGCCAGCCTTCGACGCCATGACAGACCTTCGGCGTGTACACCCCGTGAGCATTTCGGGCTCTGAAACACTTGAGCAAGCCCGCACCACCATGATTGTGTGCGGCGTCAAACTGCTGTTCGTTCGCAATGAACAAGGCCATCTTCAAGGCCTGCTCACCGCCAACGACCTGGCCGGCGAGCGCGCAATCAAGGAGGCGTCATCCAGCAATCGCAATGTGCCCGAGCTAACCGTGAATGATGTGATGGTGAAACTGCCCGACCTGGAGTTTCTGGAGTTTGGCGCAGTGTCGCGCGCCGAGGTGGGCCATATTATTGCCACACTGCGTGAACACAACCGGCAACACGCGCTGGTGGTGGACAACCGCTCCGGCAAAATGCGCGTGGTGGGCCTGTTCTCCTCCACACAAATTGCGCGACAAATGGGTATCCCAGTGATGGACCCAGTGAAGGCCAGCACCTTCGCGGAAATTGAAGCCGCAGTGGCCGCCGCTTAA